The following proteins come from a genomic window of Pangasianodon hypophthalmus isolate fPanHyp1 chromosome 24, fPanHyp1.pri, whole genome shotgun sequence:
- the atad1a gene encoding outer mitochondrial transmembrane helix translocase has product MLMDIPRHALLRPLSRNEVVGMLVRLTIFGAATYYSIRWVVEALDPTQRQKSNAKKRAEQMMRRIGVEGVSLNEYEMSIAAHLVDPHSMKVTWGDVAGLDDIISELQDSVILPFQKRHLFRGSKLFQPPRGVLLYGPPGCGKTLIAKATAKASGCQFINLQASTLTDKWYGESEKLTAAVFSLAVKLQPCIIFIDEIDAFLRSRSSLDHEATAIMKAQFMSLWDGLETSSDTQVMVMGATNRPQDVDAAIRRRMPATFHVGLPNAAQRKEILHLILSGENLSKAVNLMEIAEQTEGFSGSDLREVCRDAALYRVRDFMRKQQMKQITQQLRLERDEDEDEDETADSVCLRPITQLDLLFGLDKMNESKQATAPAHISDVFVD; this is encoded by the exons ATGTTGATGGACATCCCCCGGCACGCCCTGCTGCGGCCTCTGAGCCGTAACGAGGTGGTGGGCATGTTGGTGAGACTCACCATCTTCGGAGCAGCTACGTACTACAGCATCAGATGGGTGGTGGAGGCTCTGGACCCGACGCAGAGACAGAAATCAAACGCTAAGAAGAGG gcagaGCAGATGATGAGGAGGATCGGGGTGGAGGGAGTGAGTCTGAATGAGTATGAGATGAGCATCGCTGCTCACCTGGTCGATCCTCACAGTATGAAG gtGACGTGGGGAGACGTTGCAGGtcttgatgacatcatcagtgagCTGCAAGACTCCGTCATCCTGCCTTTTCAGAAACGACATCTGTTCCGTGGATCTAAACTTTTCCAGCCACCCAGag GTGTGTTGTTATACGGCCCACCTGGCTGTGGGAAAACTTTAATCGCCAAGGCAACAGCCAAAGCCTCAGGCTGTCAGTTCATCAACCTCCAGGCCTCCACCTTGACCGATAAGTGGTACGGCGAATCAGAGAAGCTCACCGCTGCTGTCTTCTCATTGGCTGTTAAACTGCAGCCCTGCATCATCTTCATCGATGAAATCG ATGCGTTTTTAAGGAGTCGCTCCAGTTTGGATCACGAGGCCACGGCGATAATGAAAGCCCAGTTTATGAGCCTGTGGGACGGACTGGAGACCAGCTCTGACACTCag gtgATGGTGATGGGAGCCACTAACAGGCCGCAGGACGTGGACGCAGCAATCCGGCGCAGAATGCCAGCAACCTTCCACGTGGGACTTCCT AATGCGGCTCAGAGGAAGGAGATCCTTCACCTCATCCTGTCCGGAGAAAAC ctgagTAAAGCGGTGAATCTGATGGAGATAGCCGAGCAGACGGAGGGATTTTCGGGCAGTGATCTGAGGGAGGTGTGTCGCGACGCTGCTCTGTACCGAGTCAGAGATTTCATGCGCAAACAGCAGATGAAACAAATCACACAGCAGCTACGACTCGAACgcgatgaagatgaagatgaagatga gacagcggacagtgtgtgtctgaggcCGATCACTCAGCTCGACCTGCTGTTCGGACTGGATAAGATGAACGAGtcgaaacaggccacagctccGGCTCACATCAGTGACGTGTTTGTGGACTAA